In the Micromonospora narathiwatensis genome, one interval contains:
- a CDS encoding DUF7405 family protein, translating to MVDESRVRRRTVLAGGALAMAASALAACSTGARTPQRPAAPHPAAGLPDIQFDVARFSAPEQSSPTGGPFVMPPVHTVYLTAALSRSPGPDDQRELARVLAALESRYPFGAAGLMTFVSYGLPYFRRLPGGLTGDLVSAHLPRLLADPSRSVLEEAAPAPTDVHPDNPGVTKQRFTVPVRIEQNDLLFTFRSDRATVIQDVLAWFDGSGTLAARPTPSPAFAGLLTVTSSRHMFTQVGLPRSVAEQNRLPYARFIQRDSPMWMGFSDQQSNASGPPAICTFAGHPSARLTTAEAGDYLDNGSIQHLSHVILDMLQFYDMASPDTPPSDNGNFTKRVQYMFHAPAVHPGNPDQLTDGGGPSFLPAENRGPGYAERTAQGIGLPRGERRMGHLSTLQRSSRAPDGTPMHLRIDGPGFDVLDVPDGSSQPKLHFSVFVPTADFFARMRHSQAAVDLARKHRVAEQDNGLERFLTCTRRQNFLVPPRRHRAFPLVELAD from the coding sequence ATGGTCGACGAGTCCCGGGTCCGCCGCCGGACGGTGCTGGCCGGCGGCGCGCTGGCGATGGCCGCGTCCGCCCTCGCCGCCTGCTCCACCGGCGCCCGCACGCCGCAGCGTCCCGCCGCGCCCCACCCGGCGGCGGGCCTGCCCGACATCCAGTTCGACGTCGCCCGGTTCAGCGCGCCCGAGCAGTCCTCGCCCACCGGCGGCCCGTTCGTCATGCCGCCGGTGCACACCGTCTACCTCACCGCCGCGCTGTCCCGCAGCCCCGGTCCGGACGACCAGCGGGAACTGGCCCGGGTGCTCGCCGCGCTGGAGTCGCGGTACCCGTTCGGCGCGGCCGGCCTGATGACGTTCGTCTCGTACGGGTTGCCGTACTTCCGACGGCTGCCGGGCGGCCTCACCGGTGACCTGGTGAGCGCGCACCTGCCGCGGCTGCTCGCGGACCCGTCCCGGTCCGTGCTCGAGGAGGCGGCACCCGCGCCGACCGACGTCCACCCGGACAACCCCGGGGTCACCAAGCAGCGCTTCACCGTCCCGGTGCGGATCGAGCAGAACGACCTGCTGTTCACCTTCCGCAGCGACCGGGCGACGGTCATCCAGGACGTGCTGGCCTGGTTCGACGGCAGCGGCACCCTGGCCGCCCGGCCGACGCCCTCGCCGGCCTTCGCCGGGCTGCTCACCGTCACCTCCAGCCGGCACATGTTCACCCAGGTCGGACTGCCCCGTTCGGTGGCCGAGCAGAACCGGCTGCCGTACGCCCGGTTCATCCAACGCGACTCGCCGATGTGGATGGGCTTCTCCGACCAGCAGTCCAACGCCTCCGGCCCGCCGGCGATCTGCACCTTCGCCGGCCACCCGTCGGCCCGGCTGACCACCGCCGAGGCGGGCGACTACCTGGACAACGGCAGCATCCAGCACCTGTCACACGTCATCCTCGACATGCTCCAGTTCTATGACATGGCTTCGCCGGACACCCCGCCGAGCGACAACGGCAACTTCACCAAACGGGTGCAGTACATGTTCCACGCCCCGGCGGTGCACCCCGGCAACCCCGACCAGCTCACCGACGGCGGCGGGCCGTCGTTCCTGCCGGCGGAGAACCGCGGCCCCGGGTACGCCGAGCGGACCGCCCAGGGCATCGGCCTGCCCCGGGGCGAGCGCCGGATGGGTCACCTGTCCACGCTCCAGCGCAGCTCCCGGGCGCCGGACGGCACCCCGATGCACCTGCGCATCGACGGCCCCGGCTTCGACGTCCTGGACGTGCCGGACGGCAGCAGTCAGCCGAAGCTGCACTTCAGCGTGTTCGTGCCGACCGCCGATTTCTTCGCCCGGATGCGGCACAGCCAGGCGGCCGTGGACCTGGCCCGCAAGCACCGGGTGGCCGAACAGGACAACGGCCTGGAACGCTTCCTGACCTGTACCCGCCGGCAGAACTTCCTCGTCCCGCCCCGGCGGCACCGGGCGTTCCCGCTGGTCGAACTGGCCGACTGA